In the genome of Microbacterium saperdae, one region contains:
- a CDS encoding dipeptide ABC transporter ATP-binding protein produces MSVLAVQDLRVSYATRTGQRDVVHGVSFEIGEGETLALVGESGSGKSTTAHALLGLLPAGGRVEGGSVRLGELEIAGWTDRALRSIRGPEIGLVPQDPTTSLDPVRTIGAQVEEILRLHGHRDRRSRRARAIELLDRVGIDDPDLRARQYPHELSGGMRQRVLIATAIALRPRLLIADEPTSALDATVQRRVLDLLDELRQEEGTSILLVTHDLGVAADRAQRLVVLKDGRIVEQGASADVLAAPSDGYTRQLLADAPAFTTGFRRPEAPPFLRDAAAVAAENPYAIVAEGLVKEFSVAGRERFCAVDDVSFRVRRGTTHALVGESGSGKTTTARLVTRFHRPDAGSIQVDGDDVTTASRKQLRALRRRIQLVYQNPFASLDPRQQIVDIIAEPLQNFGVGSRKERQQRALALIDRVSLPSDVAQRTPRELSGGQRQRVAIARALAIDPEIVVLDEAVSALDVTVQARILELLTSLQDELGLTYLFISHDLAVVRRISHTVSVMRRGRIVEEGVTEELFHAPQHDYTRELLAAVPGRTEVSR; encoded by the coding sequence ATGAGTGTTCTCGCGGTCCAGGACCTGCGGGTCTCCTACGCCACCCGTACGGGGCAGCGTGATGTCGTGCACGGCGTCTCGTTCGAGATCGGCGAGGGCGAGACCCTGGCGCTGGTCGGGGAGTCGGGGTCGGGCAAGTCCACCACGGCGCATGCACTGCTCGGGCTGCTGCCCGCCGGTGGGCGTGTCGAGGGCGGCAGCGTGCGACTGGGCGAGCTGGAGATCGCGGGGTGGACGGATCGCGCGCTGCGCAGCATCCGCGGACCCGAGATCGGCCTGGTGCCGCAGGACCCGACCACCTCGCTCGACCCCGTGCGCACGATCGGTGCGCAGGTCGAGGAGATCCTCCGGCTGCACGGCCATCGCGACCGACGCTCCCGGCGTGCGCGGGCCATCGAGCTGCTCGACCGCGTCGGCATCGACGACCCCGACCTGCGCGCACGGCAGTATCCGCATGAGCTGTCCGGCGGCATGCGCCAGCGGGTGCTGATCGCCACCGCGATCGCCCTGCGGCCGCGACTGCTGATCGCGGACGAGCCGACCAGCGCGCTGGATGCGACCGTGCAGCGCCGCGTGCTCGACCTGCTCGACGAGCTGCGCCAGGAGGAGGGCACGAGCATCCTGCTGGTCACCCACGACCTGGGCGTCGCGGCCGACCGTGCGCAGCGCCTGGTCGTGCTCAAGGACGGCCGCATCGTCGAACAGGGCGCGAGTGCGGATGTGCTGGCCGCGCCGAGCGACGGCTACACGCGGCAGCTGCTCGCCGATGCGCCGGCGTTCACGACCGGTTTCCGTCGCCCGGAAGCACCGCCGTTCCTGCGGGATGCGGCCGCGGTCGCCGCCGAGAACCCCTATGCGATCGTGGCCGAGGGCCTGGTCAAGGAGTTCTCGGTCGCCGGACGCGAGCGCTTCTGCGCCGTGGACGACGTGTCGTTCCGTGTGCGGCGGGGGACGACACACGCGCTGGTGGGGGAGTCCGGGTCCGGCAAGACGACCACGGCACGCCTCGTGACGCGCTTCCACCGTCCGGATGCCGGCTCGATCCAGGTCGACGGCGACGATGTGACCACCGCATCGAGAAAGCAGCTGCGTGCGCTGCGGCGGCGCATCCAGCTCGTCTACCAGAACCCGTTCGCCTCTCTCGATCCGCGTCAGCAGATCGTCGACATCATCGCCGAGCCGCTGCAGAACTTCGGCGTGGGTTCGCGCAAGGAACGGCAGCAGCGCGCACTCGCCCTGATCGATCGGGTGTCGCTGCCCTCCGACGTCGCGCAGCGCACCCCGCGCGAGCTCTCGGGCGGCCAGCGCCAGCGGGTCGCGATCGCCCGCGCCCTGGCGATCGATCCCGAGATCGTGGTGCTCGACGAGGCCGTGTCCGCGCTGGACGTGACGGTGCAGGCCCGCATCCTCGAGCTGCTCACCTCGCTGCAGGACGAGCTCGGACTCACCTACCTGTTCATCTCGCACGACCTCGCCGTCGTGCGGAGGATCAGCCACACGGTCTCGGTCATGCGCCGTGGCCGGATCGTCGAGGAAGGGGTCACGGAAGAGCTCTTCCACGCCCCGCAGCACGACTACACCAGGGAGCTGCTCGCCGCGGTTCCCGGACGAACGGAGGTCTCCCGATGA
- a CDS encoding putative FMN-dependent luciferase-like monooxygenase: protein MSAPSIAFFTRLLDDAAPAERYALATAQIQQAERHGIGRAWVAQHHFHAAEGGLPSPLVFLAHVAAQTSRIRLGTGVITLSIEDPVRVAEDATVADLLSGGRLDLGLGSGGTPSSFSPFGEDVRDKAVTYDRKLGVLLDALGGRDIGEGNALYPDASTLEERIWQATFSVPGGHRAGVHGHGLLLSRTQPRRADALHAPLSALQEPIVDAYLEALPAGVAPRITASRTVFVADDRAEALRFAEVGLRRAAEGFRRQGQTIPGDDSIEELITALDTHLGTPEQVAESLAADATLDRATEVAFQVHSVDAPHEQVLRSIELFAEQVAPALGYTVNPTLKEKA from the coding sequence ATGAGCGCACCGTCCATCGCGTTCTTCACGCGCCTGCTCGACGATGCCGCACCCGCGGAGCGCTACGCCCTCGCGACCGCGCAGATCCAGCAGGCCGAGCGCCACGGCATCGGCCGCGCCTGGGTCGCGCAGCATCATTTCCATGCCGCGGAGGGAGGGCTCCCCTCACCGCTGGTGTTCCTCGCGCACGTCGCGGCGCAGACGTCCCGCATCCGCCTGGGCACGGGGGTCATCACGCTCTCGATCGAAGATCCGGTGCGGGTCGCGGAGGATGCGACGGTCGCCGATCTGCTCTCCGGTGGACGCCTGGATCTCGGCCTCGGCAGCGGGGGCACCCCCTCGTCGTTCTCTCCTTTCGGGGAGGACGTGCGCGACAAGGCGGTCACCTACGACCGCAAGCTCGGCGTGCTGCTCGACGCTCTGGGAGGACGCGACATCGGCGAGGGCAACGCCCTCTACCCGGACGCGTCCACGCTCGAGGAGCGCATCTGGCAGGCGACGTTCTCCGTGCCGGGTGGGCATCGCGCCGGCGTGCACGGCCACGGACTGCTGCTGTCGCGCACGCAGCCGCGTCGGGCCGACGCCCTGCACGCCCCCCTCTCGGCGTTGCAGGAGCCGATCGTCGACGCGTACCTGGAAGCCCTGCCCGCGGGCGTGGCTCCGCGGATCACGGCCTCGCGCACGGTGTTCGTGGCCGACGATCGCGCCGAGGCGCTGCGCTTCGCCGAGGTCGGACTGCGCCGCGCGGCCGAGGGCTTCCGGCGGCAGGGGCAGACGATCCCCGGCGACGACAGCATCGAGGAGCTGATCACTGCGCTGGACACGCATCTGGGCACGCCGGAGCAGGTCGCCGAGTCGCTCGCTGCGGATGCCACGCTCGACCGCGCCACGGAGGTCGCCTTCCAGGTGCACTCGGTCGACGCTCCGCATGAGCAGGTGCTGCGCTCGATCGAGCTCTTCGCGGAGCAGGTCGCTCCGGCACTCGGCTACACCGTGAACCCCACACTCAAGGAGAAGGCATGA